The Polyangium mundeleinium genome contains the following window.
GCGCAGAGCGCGCTCGGCGACCTGCAGCGCCGCACAACGGGAGACGGCCTTGCGGGGGGAGACTTGCGGCGCTGCAGGTTGGTGCCTCTGGAGCGGGGTCTTCGAATGGCGGCGCTGTCGACTGCGTGCGGGTGCGTGCGGAGGGCGGTTTGCGGCGCTGCAGGGTGGAGGATGTGCTCGGGGAGTGGCGGTTTACGATGCCCGAGGTCGGCGGGGGCGCGGATGGGGACTGGGTTGCGGCGCGGCAGGAGGCCATCTGCGGGGAGCGGCCGCGATCCTGCGGGGATGCAGGGCATTCGGTGGGGACTGGACGACGCGTGGGCTGCCCGGGAAACTGCGCCTGGCGGGCCCATGGGGGGCTTGGTGAGGCCCGCTGGTCTTGAAAGCGGCGCGCGTTCTGGTGAACATGCGGTCCATGTTTGATGCGCAGAGGATCCTGGGCGCGCTGGTCTCGGATGGGGTCGAAGGCGGGAGCTTCCGTGATTCCGGCCGTCGTCGGCGTTCCCGCGACGATGAGTACGAGCGTCGCGACGACGACAGCGGTATCGGGGCGGGCACGCTGCTCGCGGGCGCTGCTGGGGTCGCGGCGGCGGGCGGGCTCGCGTACATGGCGTATCAGCACTTCAAGCAGCCGGCGGCGCCGGGGATGCCGGGTGCGCCGGGGATGATGCCGGGTGCGCCGGGGATGATGCCGGGGGCGCCGGGGATGCAGGCCATGCCGGGCGCGCCTGTGCAGCAGCAGCAAGGGTTTTTCGGGCAATTGATGGGGTCTTCGTCCGGGCCGATTCCGCCGGGGGCGCCGCAGGGGGGCGGCGCGACGAATTTCGGGGTGCCGGTCTACCATAACGATCCGTCGACGTGGGGGACGAGCGCGCCTGCGGCGCCTGCGCAAGGACACGCGCCCTGGGGGGGCCCGCAGGGCGGCCCGCCGCAGCCGGCGCAGCCGTGGGGAGCGCCGCCCAACCCGGGACCCCAAGCGGGCTGGGGCGGGCCTCCGCCCGCGCAACCGGCGCCGGCTGCACCTTCGCAATGGAACGCGCAGCCGAACACGACGCCGACGGCGCAATGGGGGACGCCGCCCCACGCGACGCCGCCTGTGCCGGCTGCACCTTCGCAATGGAATGCGCAGCCGAGCACGACGCCGACAGCGCAATGGGGCGCTCCGCCGAACGTAGCGCCGCCAGCTCCGACCGCGCCGCCTGCGCAATGGGGCGCTCCGCCGAACGCGGCGCCGCCGGCTCCGCCTGCGCACTGGGGGGCTCCGCCAAACCCGGTCGCCACACCCGCGCCCGCGCCCGCCGCCGCTCCCGCGCCCGCTCCCGCAGCCGCGCCCGCGCCCGCTCCCGCAGCCGCTCCCGCTCCCGCTCCCGCTCCCGCTCCCGCCGCCGACGCCCACGCCGACGCCTTGCTCCTCGTGCGTGCCATGATCACCGCTGCCTTCATCGACGGCCAGATCGATCCCGAGGAGCGCGCGCGGATCCTCGATCGCCTCGCGCGCGCCGGCCTCGGGCCCGAGGATCGCGACGCGCTCGCCCGCGAGCTCGAAGCCCCGCAGCCGCCCTTCGCGCTCGTCGGGCAGATCCGCTCTCCCCAGATGGCCGAGCAGTTTTACGTGGTCTCGCTCCTCTCCGCGGGCACCGAATCCGAGGCCGAGCGCTCCTATCTCAAAGGCCTGCCCTCCATGCTCGGCCTGCGCCCCGAGGACGTCACCCGCTTGCATGGGGGCCTCGGCATTCCGCCCCTCCCGTGACGTCGGCCCCCCGGCGACGATATTCCCCCGCATGACGTTCGGCCCGCATGGCCCGCGCCACACCTTCGAGGACCACACGGCCGAGCTCCGGCTCGGCCTCTTCGCGCCCACGCTCCCCGAGCTCTTCGCCGAGGCCGGCCGCGCGCTCGCCGAGCTCGCCGTCGGGGAGGCGGCGCCGCTGCCCGAGGCCGCCGGCGAGCGTGTCTCCGTCTCGCTGCATTCGGTCGACCGCGAGGCGTTGCTCGTCGACTGGATGAACGAGCTCGTCTTTCGGACCGAGGTGGACGCGCGGGTCTACGTCGATTTCCATTTCGACGAGCTCGCCGCCGATCACCTCGTGGCCCGGGTGCGCGGCGCGGTCGTCCCGGACCTCCGGCCCCTCGTCAAGGCGGCCACCCTGCACGACGTCCACATCACGGAGGATTCGCATGGCTACTCGGTCCACGTCGTCCTCGACATCTGAACCCGCGACACCCGCGACCCCGAGACCTCCGCCGCTCGTCGAGGTCGCTCCCTCCGTGTACGAGATTCCGACCTCCTATCGCAGCGACATGCGCGTGCCAGCGCGGATCTTCGCGAGCCCGGAGACCTTGCCCGCCTTGCTCGCGGACCATTCCGTCGAGCAGCTCGTCAACGTGACCACGCTCCCCGGCATCGTGGGCGCCGCCTGCGGAATGCCCGACATGCATGAGGGGTATGGGTTTCCCGTCGGCGGCGTGGCCGCGACGGCCCTGCCCGACGGCGTGATTTCGCCCGGCGGGATCGGGTTCGACATCAACTGTGGTGTGCGGCTGCTCGTCTCGAACCTCGAACACAAGGCCATCGCCCCTCGGGTCGAGAGCCTGGTGCACGAGCTCTCGCGCAGCGTGCCCTCGGGCGCCGGGCGCGGGGGGCGGTGGTCGTTCGCGGGCAAGAAGCTCGATCGCATTCTCGAAGGCGGCGCGGGCGCGCTCGTCCGGGAGCACGAGGTGGGGACGGCGTCCGATCTCGAGGCCATCGAATCGGGCGGCGCGCTCGAAGGCGCGGACGCGTCCGCGGTGTCCGAGCGCGCAAGGCAACGCGGCGCCGATCAGCTCGGCACGCTGGGGAGCGGGAACCATTTCCTCGAAGTGCAGATCGTCGACGAGGTGTTCGACGAGGGGGCGGCCGGGCGGCTCGGGCTCTCGGTCGGGCGCGTGGCGGTGCTCGTGCATTCGGGATCCCGCGGGCTCGGGCATCAGGTGTGCACCGACCACGTGCGCCTGATGGACGCCGTGATGCAGCGGTACGGCATTCACGTGCCAGACCGGCAGCTCGCCTGCGCGCCGCTCTCGTCGCCCGAGGGACAACGATACTTCGCGGCCATGTGCGCCGCCGCCAATTTCGGTTTCGCGAACCGGCACCTCATCGCGCACCTCGTGCGGGACGTGTTCCGGCGGATGTTCGGGGATCGGGACGGCTTTTTGCGGTTGATCTACGACGTCGGGCACAACACGGCGAAGATCGAGAAGTACGAGGGAAGGAAGGTGTGCGTGCATCGCAAGGGCGCGACGCGCGCCTTTGGTCCGGGGAGCCGGGACGTGCCCGCGGCGTATCGCGATATCGGGCAGCCTGTGTTCATTCCGGGCAGCATGGGGACCTCGTCGTTCGTGTGTGTCGGGACCGAGCACGGGAGCGAGGCCTCGTTCGGGAGCACCTGCCACGGCGCCGGGAGGCAAATGAGCCGCACCGCCGCAAAGAAAATGGTGACGGGGCAGGCGCTCCGCAAGGAGCTCGAGGGGCGCGGCATCGTCATTCGTTGCGCGTCGAACGCCGAGCTCGCCGAGGAGGCGCCCGCGGCGTACAAGGACGTCGATCGGGTGGTCGACGTCGTGGCCGCGGCGGGCATCGCTAAAAAGGTCGCCCGGCTGCGGCCGCTCGGCGTGGTGAAAGGGTAATCAGGCCTCGAGCTTGCCGGCCGAGAGCCGGACCCGCGTCGCGCCGATCGCCTCGGCGAACCCGGGATCGTGCGTCGCGACGAGGATCGTCGTGCCCGCGGCGCGCCGCTCGTGGACGAGCGCCGCGAGCTCGCGGACGCCGGCCGCGTCGAGGCCGTTCGTCGGCTCGTCGAGCAGGAGCAAGCGCACGTCGCCGAGGATCGCCGCGCACAAGCAGCTCCGGCGCCGCTGGCCGAGGGAGAGGCCGCCAAAAGGCCGATCCCAGTACGCGCGGAGGCCGAGCCGTTCGAGGAGCGCTTCGTCCGGGAGCGGGACACGTTTCAGCGCGGCGACGAGCGCGGCGAGCTCGCGCGGCGAGAGGTGCGCCGGCGCGTCGGCGGCCTCGGGCACGTAGCCCACGTGGGCGCGTGCGGCGGCGCGCGGGCCGAGGATCGAGGCGCCGTCGAGCGTCGCGTGGCCCCGATCCGCGTCGAGCACGCCGGCGAGGATGCGCAAGAGCGTGGACTTGCCCGCGCCGTTGTCGCCGAAGATCGCCACGACCTCGCCTCGCGCGGCCGAGAGGTTCGCCGCGTCGAGCACGAGCCGTCCGCCGAGCCGCTTGTTCAAGTCGACGATCGAGAGCGTCACGCCGCACCTCGGAGCCTGCGTAGTACCTCGGCGCGACGCGTGGCTGCGCCGACCCGCATGATTCCGACGCCGACGACCATCCCGAGCGAGAGCTCGCCGGCGAGCGAGGCCGCGGCGGCGCCGAACGCAGCCCACACGAGCGCTTCGATCATGCCGCGATCGCCGCGCCGCGGAGAGGCCTCGGCCTCGCGCGCGCCGCCGACGAGGATCGCGCCCGTGGCGAGCCCGGAGGCGACCGAGAGCACGACGAGGCGCGTCGCGAGCGCGAGCGGCGCATGCAGGCCGAGGGCCCCGACGGTCCCGAGGACGAGCCCGCTCGTGGCCCCGAGGAGGCCACCCGCGAGGGCCGCGGCGAGCGCGCGGGTGCGCGGCGCTGTCCCCGTCGCGTCGCAGAGCCAGGAGGCCGCGCGCTCCGCCCGCACGACCGCTGCCGCGGCCCCCGAGAGGCCCGGCGAGAGCGCGACCGCCGCGAGGCCGAGGGCGAGCGCGCCGATCGACGTGTCCGTATCGAGATCGTGCCCGCGGGCGGCGAGCGGGAGCACGAGCCCGGCGAGCGCGGCGAGCGCGAGCGCGCGCCCGAGGACCGCAGGTTCGCCGCGCAGGACGCCGAGCAGGAACGTCGAGGCGAGCGCGCCCAGCGGAGATCGACCCCAAAACCCGCGGGCCGCCCCGGCCGATGCTTCAGGCGCGCGGCGGAAGGCAGCAGGGACGGCCAGGCACGCCGCGACGAGGGCCGCCCCGAACGCGAGCGGCGGGACGTTTCCGAAGACGGCGAAGCCCACGCCGGCCGCCGCCAGCGCCTCCTGCGCGCCCCACGGACGCGTGGCGGCGAGCGCGTGCCCCGCGAGGGCCGCGAGCCCGGCCGTGGAGGCCGACAGGAGGCCCTCGCCGCGCCCGAACAGGAGCATCCACGGCGCCTCGACGACGAGCGCGCACACGCCGCCCGCGAGGTGAAACACGAGGCGGGGCGCTGGCAACCACCGGAGATAGGTCCCGGACGGAGGAACGAGCGCGGCGCGCGCGGCGGGCAGGCCGAGCAAGAGCCACCCGGTCCAGAGGACGGTCATGAGCGTGGGGGAGGCGCGCATGACGGCGAGCGCCTCGGGCGGGCTCATCCCGTTCGGCCCGAAGAGGACGGTGGCGACGAGGAAGATGCCGAGCAGGAGCGGGGCCGCGAGGGGATAGGCCGCGCGCATCGAGAGGACGACGAGGATCTTCGCGAGAGCGAGGTGTCGCATTCGCACGCCCCCTTCCGTGTGCGCGCGGGGGCAGGATACCGGGGAGGTCCGGGCTGGAAAAGCGCGGAGGCTCCGAGGTTCCGTGGGTCAGAGGAAGTCGCGGGGGAGAGCGCCGGCCGCGAGGAGAGCGCGGCCGGCTTGGCGAGGCGGGATCAGAGGGGGTTCCACAGGCGTCGCGAGCGGCTCGAGGCTAGGGAGGTCGAGCGAGGCGTACTCTGTACGTCGAGCGAGGCCGACCGACGCATCGAGCCGCGCAGCAGCCTGGGGAACACCCTCTCAGGGGTTGGCGCAGATGATCAGGGCCCAGTTCTGGAGCGGGCCGGTGATGCCGCTCGAGTCGTCCACGGCGCGGAGCTTCCAGTTCCCCAGCGCGGATGACATCCCGACGAGCGAGTTGAAGGATGTCTCGGGCGAGAAGCACCCGGTGTACGGCGCCGTGAAGCTCGTGTTCGTGATCGCGTTGGGGCAGGTCGAGTCGAAGACCGTGTTGATGAGGTCGTCGTTGCTGAGGCCGTTGTCGCTCGTCACGTCGAACGTGGTGTTGTTCGGCGAGATGAAACTGAGGTCCACGTCCGCCATGTAGTCGTGGTCCATGTTGACCAGCAGCGCCACGCGCGTGATCGTCCCCGTGGGGCCGACGGCGAGGGTGCTCGTGACGCCCGTGGTGTTGTTGTCCGGGATGCTCATCGGGGTATCGATCGACCTGTAGACGTGCAACCTCTGCCCGGCGGCGCACGCGGGGAAGTAGGCCGGCAGCGTGCAGTTGGGATCCGCAGCGTCGGTGAGCCCGTTCCCGTTGTTGTCGATGCCGTCGTTGCAGAGCGTCTCGAAGGCGGTGCACACGCTCGGGGTGCCGGTGCACTTGTAACCGGGCTCCATGACGCAGAGCGACGAGCAGCCGTCGCCGGAGTTCGCATTGCCGTCGTCGCACGTGTCGGTGCCGTCGATGATGCCGTTGCCGCAGGTCTTCACGCAGACGCTGGGCGTGCCGGTGCACTTGTAGCCCTGCTCGATGACACAACTAGGCGACGAGCAGCCGTCGCCGCTGGCCGTGTTGCCGTCGTCGCACGTCTCGCTGGCGTCGATGATGCCGTTGCCGCAGGTCGGCGTGCAGACGCTAGGCGTGCCGGTGCACTTGTAGCCCTGCTCGATGACACAACTCGTCGAGCAGCCGTCGCCGTTGTTCGTGTTGCCGTCGTCGCACGTCTCGCTGCCCGTGATCGCGCCGTTGCCGCAGAGCGCGGTGAACGTCACCTGGAGCTGGTAGGCGCCGATGGTCCCGTTGTTGTCGTACTCCTCGACGCGCACATAGTACGTGCCCGGGGCGAG
Protein-coding sequences here:
- a CDS encoding tellurite resistance TerB family protein, producing the protein MFDAQRILGALVSDGVEGGSFRDSGRRRRSRDDEYERRDDDSGIGAGTLLAGAAGVAAAGGLAYMAYQHFKQPAAPGMPGAPGMMPGAPGMMPGAPGMQAMPGAPVQQQQGFFGQLMGSSSGPIPPGAPQGGGATNFGVPVYHNDPSTWGTSAPAAPAQGHAPWGGPQGGPPQPAQPWGAPPNPGPQAGWGGPPPAQPAPAAPSQWNAQPNTTPTAQWGTPPHATPPVPAAPSQWNAQPSTTPTAQWGAPPNVAPPAPTAPPAQWGAPPNAAPPAPPAHWGAPPNPVATPAPAPAAAPAPAPAAAPAPAPAAAPAPAPAPAPAADAHADALLLVRAMITAAFIDGQIDPEERARILDRLARAGLGPEDRDALARELEAPQPPFALVGQIRSPQMAEQFYVVSLLSAGTESEAERSYLKGLPSMLGLRPEDVTRLHGGLGIPPLP
- a CDS encoding archease; this translates as MTFGPHGPRHTFEDHTAELRLGLFAPTLPELFAEAGRALAELAVGEAAPLPEAAGERVSVSLHSVDREALLVDWMNELVFRTEVDARVYVDFHFDELAADHLVARVRGAVVPDLRPLVKAATLHDVHITEDSHGYSVHVVLDI
- a CDS encoding RtcB family protein; translation: MYEIPTSYRSDMRVPARIFASPETLPALLADHSVEQLVNVTTLPGIVGAACGMPDMHEGYGFPVGGVAATALPDGVISPGGIGFDINCGVRLLVSNLEHKAIAPRVESLVHELSRSVPSGAGRGGRWSFAGKKLDRILEGGAGALVREHEVGTASDLEAIESGGALEGADASAVSERARQRGADQLGTLGSGNHFLEVQIVDEVFDEGAAGRLGLSVGRVAVLVHSGSRGLGHQVCTDHVRLMDAVMQRYGIHVPDRQLACAPLSSPEGQRYFAAMCAAANFGFANRHLIAHLVRDVFRRMFGDRDGFLRLIYDVGHNTAKIEKYEGRKVCVHRKGATRAFGPGSRDVPAAYRDIGQPVFIPGSMGTSSFVCVGTEHGSEASFGSTCHGAGRQMSRTAAKKMVTGQALRKELEGRGIVIRCASNAELAEEAPAAYKDVDRVVDVVAAAGIAKKVARLRPLGVVKG
- a CDS encoding ABC transporter ATP-binding protein; amino-acid sequence: MTLSIVDLNKRLGGRLVLDAANLSAARGEVVAIFGDNGAGKSTLLRILAGVLDADRGHATLDGASILGPRAAARAHVGYVPEAADAPAHLSPRELAALVAALKRVPLPDEALLERLGLRAYWDRPFGGLSLGQRRRSCLCAAILGDVRLLLLDEPTNGLDAAGVRELAALVHERRAAGTTILVATHDPGFAEAIGATRVRLSAGKLEA